The following are encoded in a window of Providencia rettgeri genomic DNA:
- the ilvY gene encoding HTH-type transcriptional activator IlvY — protein sequence MDIRDLKLFLHLAQSCHFGRTSKAMHVSPSTLSRQIQRLEEQLGHPLFVRDNRSVKLTQAGEHLKQFAQQTLLQYQQLQHALNQQSPSLSGELHLFCSVTAAYSHLPQVLDKFRALHPLVEIKLTTGDAADAVEKVETHEADLGIAGKPERLPDNVRFTKIGEIPLVLIAPSLPCAVRSMVTEKEPDWSTVPFILPEHGPSRKRIELWFRRHHINNPVIYATVSGHEAIVSMVALGCGIALIPSVVVDNSPEPVRSRISQLDNISMVEPFELGVCLLSKRLNEPLIKAFWALLPDNSI from the coding sequence ATGGATATTCGTGATCTAAAACTTTTTTTGCATTTAGCGCAGAGTTGCCACTTTGGCCGAACATCCAAAGCGATGCATGTCAGCCCTTCAACACTGTCTAGGCAAATTCAGCGCCTAGAAGAGCAACTTGGCCACCCATTGTTTGTCCGTGATAACCGCTCGGTAAAACTTACACAAGCGGGCGAACATCTAAAACAATTTGCTCAACAAACCTTGTTGCAATATCAACAGTTACAACACGCCCTTAACCAACAAAGCCCTTCACTCAGTGGTGAGTTACACCTTTTTTGCTCCGTCACCGCCGCCTACAGTCATTTACCACAAGTTTTAGATAAGTTCCGTGCTTTACACCCGTTAGTCGAAATAAAGCTGACAACAGGAGATGCCGCTGATGCGGTTGAGAAAGTGGAAACTCACGAGGCAGACCTTGGTATCGCCGGTAAGCCTGAGCGTTTGCCTGATAATGTGCGTTTCACCAAAATTGGCGAAATCCCTCTAGTGCTTATTGCCCCATCGTTACCTTGCGCTGTACGCTCAATGGTAACTGAAAAAGAACCCGACTGGTCAACAGTGCCATTTATCCTTCCTGAGCATGGCCCATCACGCAAACGTATCGAGTTATGGTTTCGCCGCCATCACATCAATAATCCGGTGATTTATGCCACGGTATCGGGTCATGAAGCGATTGTCTCAATGGTCGCGCTTGGCTGTGGTATTGCCTTGATCCCAAGTGTTGTCGTGGATAACAGCCCTGAGCCGGTTCGTAGCCGTATCTCACAGCTCGACAATATTTCGATGGTAGAACCTTTTGAACTCGGCGTTTGCCTATTAAGCAAACGCCTGAACGAACCATTAATTAAGGCATTTTGGGCCTTACTCCCAGACAACTCAATCTAA